From the genome of Anoplopoma fimbria isolate UVic2021 breed Golden Eagle Sablefish chromosome 1, Afim_UVic_2022, whole genome shotgun sequence, one region includes:
- the LOC129095408 gene encoding uncharacterized protein LOC129095408 has protein sequence MNVLTVVWLMSVMSFFNFQECVQQLDLRHLVSISMDGPNVNWKFFSMLQQEHADTFGGAQLIVVGSCGLHTLHNAFKSGFSVWQMEKVLRALHTLLHNTPARREDFCSLTKSSVFPLPFCGHRWIENLPVVDRAITIWPMMVKYVDAVTQKKLPNPRTSSYDTLAEARNDPLIMAKLHFFMAVSRTFTTFLTKYQTDEPVIPFIGKDLAVLMKSLLKRFIKAEILNDITALQMVKLDTTAKEARAGLKAVDIGLGAEVVLKELQSSPKSSVGELSVLAFRKDCMDCLTNIVKKMQDKSPLKYTIVRQMACLDPTSMFSDPDLCYERMKGVVQRFLHDNQLSGGASAGDVIVQQFGNFLSLEAKHESFSSFQPMRTRLDVFLHGLLHQSYPELWAFCRKLLLLSHGQATVERGFSVNKEVEADNMKEDTVVAQRMICDYVSVCGGVLKVPLTKELLAAAASARSQYRLHLDQEKRKHASNAQREKRKGAEDHLEQLKTKKKILIEVANSLEKDADKLAEQAEGKSGTLMAQLITKSNILRRRHKEKLTELKEVEKELEDKSAELRHMP, from the exons ATGAATGTGTTAACTGTTGTATGGCTAATGTCtgtaatgtcttttttcaatttCCAGGAGTGTGTGCAGCAGCTTGACCTGAGACATTTGGTTTCTATCTCAATGGATGGACCAAATGTCAATTGGAAGTTTTTCTCAATGCTCCAACAGGAGCATGCAGATACATTTGGAGGTGCCCAGCTGATTGTGGTGGGGAGCTGTGGGCTTCACACACTCCACAATGCCTTTAAAAGTGGCTTCAGTGTCTGGCAGATGGAGAAAGTGCTCAGGGCATTGCATACACTCTTGCACAATACCCCTGCTAGAAGAGAAGATTTCTGCTCTTTGACCAAGTCATCTGTGTTTCCCCTACCATTCTGTGGGCATCGCTGGATCGAAAACCTACCCGTTGTCGACAGGGCTATCACCATATGGCCAATGATGGTGAAGTATGTGGATGCAGTGACACAGAAAAAGCTTCCAAACCCTAGAACATCCTCCTATGACACTCTTGCAGAGGCACGGAATGACCCTCTCATAATGGCCAAGCTGCACTTCTTTATGGCTGTCTCTAGGACCTTCACCACATTTCTGACTAAGTATCAGACAGATGAGCCGGTGATTCCATTCATCGGTAAAGATCTGGCTGTTCTCATGAAG AGCCTACTGAAGAGGTTCATCAAGGCAGAGATCCTTAATGACATCACAGCACTGCAAATGGTCAAACTGGACACAACTGCCAAGGAAGCAAGGGCTGGCCTAAAGGCTGTGGACATTGGATTAGGAGCAGAAGTAGTCCTAAAG GAACTCCAGAGTAGCCCCAAGAGCAGCGTAGGTGAGCTCAGTGTGTTGGCCTTTAGAAAGGACTGCATGGACTGTTTGACCAATATTGTCAAGAAAATGCAAGACAAGAGCCCACTGAAGTACACCATTGTGAGGCAGATGGCATGTTTGGACCCAACGAGCATGTTCTCAGACCCCGACTTGTGCTATGAAAGAATGAAAGGAGTTGTTCAGAGGTTTCTGCATGATAACCAGCTGTCAGGAGGCGCCTCTGCTG GTGATGTGATTGTCCAACAATTTGGAAATTTCTTGTCTCTGGAGGCAAAACATGAGTCATTCTCCTCTTTCCAACCCATGCGTACAAGACTGGACGTTTTCCTGCATGGACTCCTCCATCAATCCTACCCTGAACTCTGGGCATTCTGCAGGAAACTTCTGCTTCTCTCCCATGGCCAAGCAACGGTTGAGAGGGGCTTTTCTGTAAACAAGGAGGTAGAGGCCGATAACATGAAGGAGGACACAGTGGTTGCTCAGAGGATGATCTGTGACTATGTCTCTGTCTGTGGGGGGGTTCTCAAAGTACCTCTGACTAAGGAGCTTTTGGCAGCTGCAGCTTCAGCTAGGTCTCAGTATCGGCTACACCTGGACcaggaaaagagaaagcatGCGAGCAATGctcaaagagaaaagagaaaaggtgcAGAAGACCACCTAGAGCAGCTCAAAACGAAGAAGAAGATACTGATTGAGGTAGCAAACAGCCTGGAAAAAGATGCAGACAAGCTAGCAGAACAAGCTGAGGGTAAATCAGGCACACTCATGGCCCAGCTAATCACCAAGTCAAACATCCTCAGAagaagacacaaagaaaaactcaCAGAACTCAAAGAGGTTGAGAAAGAGCTGGAAGATAAATCGGCAGAACTCAGGCATATGCCATAA